The Paenibacillus pabuli DNA segment AACCCTATATTTTAAGCCTGCCGTCAAGGGACGGGTACTGGGAACGTTATCCGCCACAATTGCCTTTGCTTCCGGCTTCGGGCCTGTGTTCGGCGGTTTCGTAGAGCAATACTTTGGCTGGCGTGCTTTGTTCATCGTGTCCAGTCTAAGCCTATTTGTTATCCCTTTGGTATTCAAGTATGTTCCAAGCAAGAAACACGACCGAGGTTCATTCGATTATCTCGGAGCTGTTTTGTTCTCCGCCGGACTGGCGTTGGTATTGCTAGGGGTTACGAACTATTGGTTTATGCTCATTGCAGGAGCAGCAGTTCTTCTATGGTTCGGTATTCATATTCAGAAAAAAGAACATCCATTTATCGATGCATCTTTCATGAAAAATGTTCCTTACCGACGAATTCTAGGGATTGGATTTCTTACCTTCGTATGTAACACGGGGTTAACCTTTACTCTTCCTGTCATGATGAAGAACACCTTTCATTTACCGACTAGCAAAATCGGTCTGCTGATGCTTCCCGGTGCCGCCTGCGCAGCCTTGCTCGGATCCCGGATCGGAGGCTGGACGGATCGTTTCGGAAGCTCCCGCGTGCTTGTCATATCGCAAAGTCTCGTCATCGGCGGATTTATACTGCTGGGTGTATCCGTACATTTGCCGCCATGGATCGATGCTTTATTGATTATTATCCTTATGATTGGATTCAACGGTGTCCTCACCTCTAGCAGCAATTTAGTTTCGACGACACTCCGTTCCGCTGAGCTGGGTGTGGGGATGGGTATTTTCACACTGGCCTATCTGCTAGGCGGAGCGTTCGGTCCTGCGCTGGTCGGACGACTGATTGATCTAAAGATGCCTTTTTCTGTTGTTTATTTTACCATTGCCCTGTTGGCAATCCTGACATACTTATTTGCAAGAAAAACAAATCCTAGCGGAAGCTATGGTAATTAGTTTGGTAGACGGACGACTTGTCCAAAAGATAGGGAGGATGACGAGATGAGTAAATTAAATTCCCAACTGTCCTTTGCTGCTATTCATGAGCTGGCCGAAGGGATCCGAACAAGGGAAATATCCCCGGTAGAGATTACAGAACATGCGCTTCATCGCATCGAACGTTTGAATCCGAAACTGAACGTTTTCGTTACCCAAACGTCCGAGCTGGCGGTTGAACAAGCGAAGCAAGCGGAACGCGATATTATGCATGGTCGGTATAAAGGGCTCCTTCACGGGATTCCCATCGTTCATAAGGATCTATATTACACGAAAGGGATCCGAACAACTGCCGGTTCAAAAATATTGAACAGCTTCGTCCCCGATTACGATTCGACGGTTGCAACTAAGCTACATGAGGCTGGCACGGTTCTGCTGGGCAAAGTACAGACTCACGAGTTCGCTGCGGGATTAACAACAACTAGCCCGCACTTCGGTCCTTGCCTCAATCCGTGGAACACAGAACTTGTAACGGGAGGTTCAAGCGGCGGCTCGGCTTCTGCTTTGGCGGCTGGACTTGCTTATCTGGGCACAGGCTCGGATACTGGAGGCTCGATCCGCATACCCGCCGCCTTGTGCGGCGTCGTAGGGATGAAGCCGACGTACGGTCGGGTCAGTCGGTATGGTATCATTCCAATGGCCTGGTCACTGGACCACTCAGGTCCGTTGACCCGAAGCGTCATGGATGCGTCCCTGTGCTTGGATGTGATGTCAGGCTTCGATCCGAAGGATGAATCGACGGTCGATCTGCCTGCGCCAGGTATCAAGATGTATCCGAATGGTCTCAGGGGGGTACGTATCGGATTGCCGACAAGCTACTATTACGAGGATTTGATGCCGGAAGTGGAAGCCGCGATGAAGGCCGCTATCAATAAATTCCGAGAACTGGGAGCGGAAATCATCGAAGTCAGCCTGCCCATGATCAAACATGTTAAAAGCGCGACGATGGCCATTATGATGACGGAAATGTACTCCAACCACGAAAAGTGGCTTGAGACAGAATTAGAACAGTATGGTCCGGATGTCCGAATGTTTCTCGAAAGCAGCAGAGATATTCCGGCTTCCATTTACCTCCAGTCTCAGCGGGCCCGACAACTAATTGTCAATGATTTTTTGAATGCATTGTCCAGAATCGACATCCTGTTGACGCCGACAACACCGATCACCGCGCCGCGTGCAGATGATAATGCTAGTGTATTCAGATTGAACTCATTTA contains these protein-coding regions:
- a CDS encoding MFS transporter, producing the protein MDTQSMVLSGNERKLMGTLCLLIIFGNINMTMFNLAIPSISADFALTSSQVSWVMVGYSILMAIGAGTYGKLTESFSFRQLYVIGLILFAFGSMIGFFAASYLQVIIGRLLQAAGASSISPLSYAAVTLYFKPAVKGRVLGTLSATIAFASGFGPVFGGFVEQYFGWRALFIVSSLSLFVIPLVFKYVPSKKHDRGSFDYLGAVLFSAGLALVLLGVTNYWFMLIAGAAVLLWFGIHIQKKEHPFIDASFMKNVPYRRILGIGFLTFVCNTGLTFTLPVMMKNTFHLPTSKIGLLMLPGAACAALLGSRIGGWTDRFGSSRVLVISQSLVIGGFILLGVSVHLPPWIDALLIIILMIGFNGVLTSSSNLVSTTLRSAELGVGMGIFTLAYLLGGAFGPALVGRLIDLKMPFSVVYFTIALLAILTYLFARKTNPSGSYGN
- a CDS encoding amidase; this encodes MSKLNSQLSFAAIHELAEGIRTREISPVEITEHALHRIERLNPKLNVFVTQTSELAVEQAKQAERDIMHGRYKGLLHGIPIVHKDLYYTKGIRTTAGSKILNSFVPDYDSTVATKLHEAGTVLLGKVQTHEFAAGLTTTSPHFGPCLNPWNTELVTGGSSGGSASALAAGLAYLGTGSDTGGSIRIPAALCGVVGMKPTYGRVSRYGIIPMAWSLDHSGPLTRSVMDASLCLDVMSGFDPKDESTVDLPAPGIKMYPNGLRGVRIGLPTSYYYEDLMPEVEAAMKAAINKFRELGAEIIEVSLPMIKHVKSATMAIMMTEMYSNHEKWLETELEQYGPDVRMFLESSRDIPASIYLQSQRARQLIVNDFLNALSRIDILLTPTTPITAPRADDNASVFRLNSFTVPTNLTGLPSLSMPCGFSPSGLPINMQLIGRPFEEATVLGIGNTYEMNTDWHMRHPDL